Below is a genomic region from Eulemur rufifrons isolate Redbay chromosome 24, OSU_ERuf_1, whole genome shotgun sequence.
GACCCCCTCAGCTCACCCTCGAAGTTTCCCCGAGAGGGGCTTAGACTGTAAAAGATCTGTGAGTCTAGGTGGGGCGCCTCATCGAAGGGGATGGAGATCTCGAAGGCCTCATCATCCTTCTTCACTGGAGAGGAAAGGCCGGGGGTCACCCCAGAGAATTCCCCGGCCTCCTCTGGCCACCCCCAaccacagcagccctgggcaggagggggcagggtgggcaggttACATTGGGACAAGGGTAGGGAAGGGGACCCAGCTTCCTCACTTGTCCGCCTCCGGTTGTTTCGGTCATTCATGGCTCTGCTTCCTGCGGACCTGGCAGCTGAGCGCCTCAGGGGCACTGGACAGAAACAGCAGCCACAAATGGAGGGACGTGGATGGACTTGGGGGCCCTGGCCCCTCAGAAGTGAGAGAGGAAGGACCTGTGGGCCTGGACTTGAGGACTGAGGTGaggtttcaaactcctggaatCTAGGGAATGAGGGTGCGGGGGGCCCAGACACCTAGGTCCTGGCGGAGAAGTGGACTGGGGACCTGGGCTCCTGAGCATTGAGGAAAAGGGAGCTGGAGCCCTAAATTGCTGGTTTCCCATGGGGTGGACAGAACAGGGACACCCTGGCCTGCATGGGAAAGACCCTCATCACGGGCCACCTCTCAGCCAAAAGAAGCGGTGGGTGCAGGGGGAAAACTGTGCCCCAACTTCCAAGCACAGCGTGCAGATCCAGCCCACGCGCGGTGCCTCCCCCATCCCCGGgaggcccccacccctcccccgcaCTCGCATGGGCGAGCAGGACCCCTCCCCCATGATGGGGGGTGCTGGATGCGTGCGCAGTACGAAGGAAGGTCACGCGTGGGGatgcgccccccgcccccgccctttGTCCCgcgggtgggagaggggagcagtCGTGGAAAGAAGTCCCAGCGAGGGCATGCACCAGGCCAGGGGTGCAAACGCGGCCACCATCCCCCGCCCGTGGATGCCCGGGGTCCGAGGGGCCGGGGCCCCCCGCGCTCACCCACCCGCGCGCGGAATCCGGGCCGGGGACCGATGGTGTCGGCGGCGCCCATGCCCGGCGCCGGGGAGCGTCTGCAAAGTGTCACGGGGAGCGGAGGGAAGCGCCCACCCACCCGCGAGCGGGCGGGGCGGCGGAGGGGGGGTAAGAGTCTTGGAACTGGGCGGCGGGGCGGGAACAGACGCGGGGACTCCACCGGTCCCGCCAGCCCGGCGCTCCTCCTCCAGGAGTCCCCCGGCCCAGGTGAGACCCGCCGTTTGCGGCAGAGGCCAGGGGATGCACTTGCATGATGGCCCCTTATGGCGCTCCCCCCGCCTTCGCAGAAGCCCAGGCAGGGAACGTCACGAAATTCCCATCCTGGAGAGCTGGCGCGGCTCCGGGGGTCCCCTGGGTGGGTGGCGATGCTCGGAGTGGCCCGGTAGAAGGCAGAGGAGTGCGTAAGACAGCCAGGAAAGTTGAAGCGAAAGGAGAATCTCATTTTGGCGATCTCCCAGGAACTGGCTGGTGCAGACCTCCTAACTGCCCCCATCTCCCACAACTAGACCCAAAGGATGTAAAGGCCAAGACGGGGAGAGGGGTGTTACCCCCTCCCCGCAAATGAGGGCCAGGAAcataccacccccacccccatgttgGTGATTAAGAGCTGGCTTTAGAGCAGAGCTGGATTCCTGTCCTGACCGCTCCTGTTGTTGCTCGCCAGCCTATTTACACACCTGCAAAGGGGAAGGTTATAATTCCTTCTAAATTCCTTTGCGAGGATGCCCTGATATGACACACGCAAAAGCTCAGCCCAACGCCCCGCCATAGTCAGGGCTCAAGATCAGTGCACTTAGTAGTATTTGAGGTCAGATGGTGGTTATGAACACTGCCTCTGCTTCTTTCCCACCCTGGGGAATACGTATGGAAGATTTGTTCTGCCCAAAAGGGGGTCAGAAGAAATgaggcctagcacagtgcctggcacaaaatagacaggaaaggaaaatgaattaaGGAAGCAGATGTCTATTAAGCTTAACGCTCAACTccgcctcccttcctcctcctgctccatgCTCTGGAATTCTGCCAGCCCTTATGAGAACATGGTTTTCATCCTGTGGAGGGAGAATCTAAATGTCTGCACCACCTGGAAAGCTGTGACCACACTCCTCCTCTCTTTGACTGACTTCACAGATAAACTGCAACCTGGATCTAAAAGTCCAGGGGGAGCCACCTGCCCTAGATTGGTCTTTTTCAATCTACAGGTTGCTGGGTGGAGAATTCAATATAGTAGGATGCActcagcagttaaaaaaaaaaaaaatgtcaatgaaaGAAACATTCTCATGCCCTGTACATACCAAAGGTAACTATTGTTAAAGAaacttttcacatatattttgtgtatttgtataCTGGGTTGCCATATAAAGTGTGTTTGTTGCAGTGGATtgtggtttaaaaatttttttttttaacttaaaaacacTCTTCTCAGATGACACGCATCTTCAGGAGCTGAGGTGGGCCCAACTCCAGTGCAGACCAACCTTCCCATTCCCCAGCCAGGTAAGCTGAGACCTGCGGTGGACCAGGTACTTGCTGGGGTCTCCCTGCTAAGCAGCCATCAAAGATGCTCCAAGGCGctctctccaaaaacaaacatCAAGTGCTCAAAGTGGGAAACATGTTTATTGTTTGTCCAGTCTCAGGCCTGGTTGGCGTTGGGAGGCAGATCTGGCGCCCCTTTCCTCAATATCAGCATGGAGGCCTTGAAAAAATTACATAGATTCACGATAGCCCCAGCCACTTTTATGAGGCCAGAGAATGTCCACACACTGCACtgttcccccacccacccctctaGTCCAGGCTTCACCATGGCCATGGAATATCTGATGTCTTTGAAGCTAGAGGACTCCATTCTGTGTGAGGTCTCATTCCCATCAAAGCTCCAAAACAGGAGAACCTGAAGATTACTCACGGGCTCCTCCTTCAGGCATGGCTCGGCCTCCAGGATGAGGTTGGTCTGTGTTTATGTCCAGGGCCCTGGAAGCCAACCTCCAGGCACCAGGTATCCCCCTGAGTTCCATGGCACCTGGGGCACCCGGCAGCCCAGCTCATGGGTGCTTCCACCGAGTGTGCTTCTGCAGCGTGTTCTGCTCCATAAAGCGCCGAGGGCAGTGTGGGCATTGAAATGGGCGCTCCCCTGAGTGCACCCGGCTGTGCTGGGCCAGCTCACCTGCATCCCGGAAGCGGCGAGGGCAGAGTGGACAGCCATGAGGTCGCCCACCACCTGCCCGATGAATGGAGTGGTGCCTCGCCAGGTGGCTGGCCCGCTTAAATGCCTTCCCACAGGTGTCACACTCGAAGGGCTTCACCTCTGAGTGGGTGATGCTGTGTCGCTGAAGGTAAGACATGTACTCAAAGACCCTTGAACACACGGGGCAGCTGTAGCACTTTTTCTGGGCTGAGGCCCCATCAGCCCCTGGCTCCCTCTGTGACTCCTCACCCACCAGCACTGTGTAGGGGACACCCTGGGTGTCAATGAGCAGGTAGTGATTGGGCATCGGAGGGGACGAAGCCTGGGGAGAAACCGTGGAGGAGGAAGGTCCAGGTTCTGGGGACCGGCCTGTCCGACGGGGAGGGTCCTCCATGGCCTCACTGGAGGAAagtgccaggggctgaggggacgACAGCACCAGCATCCGGAGGGGTGGCTGAGGACTGGTGcatgggagagaggaggagaatgtTACATAGAGAGACGCTCAGCACCACAGGCTCCACTGTTTTTACTCTATATACCCAACCCAGGACCTCTGTATCCCCCTCCCGTCGTCAGTCTTTCTTCTACCCACCCCTCCACTCTGTAACCATCTGTAAGGTTCCCAGGGTCTCCCTTCTTTGAAAACCTCCCCTATCCTTGGTGCCCCACCACCTAGTGTACTCACAAGATCTCTTTACCCTCCATGCACAGCCAGGACCTCGatctctttcttctctgtgccctccccaggCTGCTGAGTGCCCCACCCCATAGATCTCCAGACCTCTTTTCCCTCCATATGACTTCGAACCGGGTCTGAGTGTTGGTCCATTCTATACACTCCACTCAGAAGCCTTTTCTACCAGCTCTACGTAAGGCCAAGCCTACTCCAGTAGACTGTAACCTTAGGATCTCCAGGCTCTGACCCGccccctggcctcctccctgaACAACTCTgtgccccctcccctcacccacctACCTACCTCCAGGTTCTCTCTAGTCCTCGCCcatccaccaccacccccagctttTTCTAGTTCCTAGCGCTCTCCAGGGGCCCACTCCCGGGTCCGTGGCCCTAGCCTTCTATGCCTACGTAAGTTCTCGGTAGCGCCCCTCGGAGCGCCAGAACAGCACCCTCTGGACGCCCGCCCCGCGCACAGGTATTCCTccacccggccccgcccctctccGCCGCGCGCTCCcagttccctccctcctcccggccCCCGTACCCAGTGCAGCAGCCTCTCAGGTCCGGGCGACTCCAAATGGCCCCGGGATGCCCTCGTAGTTGCAGGCGGCGGCGGGACAGGGGGCCTCCCAGTGTCCCCTAGAAGCAGGCGGCGCCGGGTAAAGGGAGAGCGAACccggggagagagaagagggtcccagggaggaaggtgggggcggggcgccTGAGCCTTCGCTAAACACCTCCGGCCGGAAACACTCTCCCAGAGAAAGGTTCCCAGGTGCTCAAGGTCCGgtcaccctccctccccccatgccCGCCACCCAACACACAGACACCCAAGTAAGAGCCTGAAAATGGAGTGCGGAATGTTTATTGAGcaaagggtggaagggtggaggtcGTGAGCAGAAGAGGGGGAGATACAGAAATGAACCAGACCGTGCTCGTGCTCTTTTGTTGTCTCTTCCCCTCTAGGACAACAACCGGTTTACCACTTCAGATAgcagaaaaccaaggctcagagagaggtCACTTCACTTGCAAAGGCTCACAGCACAGATGGACCGGAACCCAGTTCCGACTGGCTCCCAGGTCCAGGGAGGGGCAATGACTTTGGTCTacatcacacagctagaaagaggGGGAAAGAATGATGCTTCTccttttaaagatggggaaactgaggcccagagtaaGGCAGTAACCTCAGAGCCAGGGAGTGTGTGTGGGAGTGACGCTGTGTGGGTCAGACTTGGTggcccagagagggacagggCAGCACAGGCCGGGTCTTGAGCTTAGTGGAGGCGCACGTGCTGCGCCAGCTCTGCGGCGTCCTGGAAGCGGCGTGGGCAGAGAGGGCAGGTGTGCGGTGGACCCGCGCGGGCACGGTGCGTGGCGCGGTGCCGCGACAGGTGGCTGGAGCGCTTGAAGGCCTTTCCGCAGGCGCCGCACGTGAAGGGCTTGAGGTCCGAGTGCGATACACGGTGGCTCTGCAGCCGCAGAGGGCTAGCAAAGACACGGGCGCACTCCGGGCAGCTGTAGCCCTTGCGAGGGCCGGGCTCTCCCGGGGGCGCCTCGCGCTGGGGCGGTCCCCGGGGCTCCTCCTCCAGCTGCACCGTATACGTGTAGGGGACCCCGTTGGCGTCGATGAGTAGGTGGCGGCCCAGCCGCGGGGGTCGGGGCCCTGCTGCCGAGGAAGGAGTGGAGGAGGGGCCTTCCGCCTTGGGGAAAGGGGGAGCCTTGGGGGACGGTGGGTCCATGGCCTCCGGAGAGGAGGACCGAGGGTGGGGTGGccgcggcggcagcagcagcatcagGAGCGGCAGCTGCGAGCGGCggaggggaaaaaagttaaaatcgCCACTTCCTTTTAGGAAAAGCTTCCTAAAAGGGAAAGCGTCCCCATCTCACTGCTTGTTACCCTTTCTGCGCCATTGAccccaacaaaataaaaactctgagTCCAGTCCAGATTTCCCAGCTTCAATCAACCTGCATTGAGAATGGTCCCCACCTGCAAAACCCCGCCACAACCTTCCCTTCCTCCAAGGTCCTCCTCTCAGCTCCCAGGTCTGGTCTGAGGGCGTGGTCCTCCCACTTACCTTACtttgcctccccttcccccacccccagcaggcaATCAGTCTCCAagtctatttctttgttttgttttctccctaaCCCCAGTTAAGAACTATTTCCCCCTTTACTTCTCACACCGGAGGTCCTCCCGGAAGTATCTAATCTGTCAATTCTTCTCTTCCCAATGTCCAGCCCCAGCTCAGGTTGCATCCTctgtcccccgccccccatcaGCCTCCAGGCACTCCCAGATCTCCATCCCACTAGACGCCTGAGGGCCTCTCTCACTTCCTGTCTAGGTACATCCCAGAGCCCCACTAACCCAATTCCCCACATTTCACTAGGTTCCGCTATCCTGTTCCTACACTGTCTCTCAAGGTCTTGCCATCCTCTCCCCACTACGGAGCCCATcctctctatttcatttatacaTCCCTAGGATGCCCCAAATGCCTTCCTTCTATAAACCCCAGggctccccctcccttcttgctACCGGCTACCTTCCCCCCAAGAGTCCCCCCTCCCCTACATATGACACtaacatttttacttctttctatacCCTGTGGGGGCCTCTTTCCACTCTCCGTTATACATACCAGGACCGTTGTATTCCCTTTCCTACTCTACCTCTCCCAAGccccctttccctcctttctaGATACATCTGGCATCTCTATTTCTCCTCCTCTTTAACTCTTGTCGTGGGGGGGGATCCCCTCCCCCTGTTATACATAGCACGGCCCGTCCACCCCTCTTCTCTTTCactctgctcctcttcctcctgtgaACCCCAGCGCCCGGGCGCCCTCCATACTCCCAGGCGGCTACAACCCCTGGGGGGCCCTCTTATTCTCCTCTCGTTCATCCGTCCGGACCCCACAGTCTCCCTCCCcgccacacccccacccccaccgccgaAGGCCCCAGCTCACTCCCCCTAGCCTTGCCCGGCCTCGGCGCCGGCCCCGAGCCAGGCTCCTCCCTCCATCCCGGCCCCCGTACCCGGTGCAGCGGCCTCTCGGGTCCGGAGGAGCGGGCCGAGGTCCCGGGCGGCCCCGGGCTTCCTCTGGCAAGCGCCGTCGGCGGGACCGAGACTTCCGGGCAGCTCCGGGCCAGCGGCGCCGGGGACGCGGGGACTGGGGGCGCGGGGGCGCGAGGGGCTGCGACGTCCCTGGGAAAGGGAGCCGGCCGGAAACGCTCGAACTCCACGCGAAGGTTCCGCCGCCTCTGAGGCGGCTGCTCCCAAAGGCTGGCCCGCCTTTATGGAGCGCCCCTGGGAGACCGGGGGACTGGAGACTCGGGGCCCGCCAAAGAAGCCGATCCCCCTgtttcccctcccacctcctgaaCAGGAATAATTCAATCGCTTTGACGGAGATCAGCCAATAAACTGAGGCTAAGCAAGGTTAAGTCTTTTGCCCGAAGTCCCACAAGGAATTGGGGCGCCCAAGTTTCTCCTCTTTCCACTGGGCCACCCCGCCTGCTCAGGCATAGCCACCCCACAATGCAAAGGGCGAGGAGAAGGGATGTTTCCGTGGGCTGAGCAAACGGGGAACGCGAGGTCCAGAGGCCAGCCGTTTACTCTGATGTAGCACAAGCCATGTTTCTCCAGcaaatggggaaaccaaggcccgtAGAAGGCCAGACGTTGCTAGAtatggaggtggggaagggcgGCACTTCCCACTGgtcacatggggaaactgaggcccagagaaggccaGATCTTGCCAGATATAGAGGTGGGGAAAGTGATACTTCCAGTGggcacatggggaaactgagggcaaGAGAAGGCAAGATGTTGCCAGCTAAGGAAGTGGGGGAGGGTGGCACTTTCCACAGGGCAGATGGGGAAGCTAAGGCCTATGGAGCTGCGACATTCCAGAGGCGACAGGGGCAGAGCCGGCCGGCGTGTGGGGCGGCTCAGGTAGCTGGGATGCTCGGAGGCCCGGGCGCAGGCGCACACGCCAAGGGCTTGAGCACCGTGTGCGCTGCAGCTGCACACGGGAGCTGCACACCGGGAGCTGCAGCCCTCTCCCAGACCCAGCTTGGCGACCGCAGCTTGTCCTCCAGCTGCCCTGTACTTTTAGGGCACGCCACTGTCCGGGAGCAGGcatggagaggaagggagagcgCTGAGGACGGCTGGGGGCCCTGGGACCATAGGAGGGTGGTGGCCAGAGCTACGTCCTAGACAGTGGTCCaccagaactttctgcaatggtGGAAATGTTCCATGATCTGCGCGCTGTCCAATAGGACAGCCACTAGCCACGTGGGATTACTGCGCTCTTGAGATGTGGCTCAAGgacctgaattttaaattttatttactttcccataatttaaatctaaatagccacatgtaaCTAGTGGCTACCTACCTCATGGGACAGATCTGAAGACCATCCTCAACCAGTCGCAAACTGGAGGCCCAAGGGCCACGaggttttgttggtttgttttttttgtttgtttgtttgttttgtttgtttgtttttttgagacagagtctcactctgttgtctgggctagagtgccgtgttgtcaggctagctcacagcaacctcaaactcctgggctcaagcgatccttctgcctcagcctcccaagtagctgggactacaggcatgtgccaccatgcctggctaattttttctatatatttttagttgtccagctaatttctttcaattttttttagtagagatggggtctcgctcttgctcagactggtctcgaactcctgagctcaaaacaatccgcccacctcggcctcccagagtgctaggattacaggcgtgagccaccgcgcccggccaggtttttttttttgttgttgttgtttgtttttaaacattttaccgGACAATGTTTTAAAAGCCAGAGGATGCTGACACAAATTCAAATTCCCAGGTACACTTTGAAAACCGCTTCTACATGTGGCAACAACCTGCTGGAACTGAGAAAGCAGCCACCTTTTCCAGAAAACCTTCAAGTGATCCAACAATTGTGATATGAAGCTAACATTAAAGATCTCCTAGGGCTTCCATTTCCAGAATGGCAGTCCCCAGGCGCACAAGGCGATGAGCGCTCAATGTCTGCTGTGCGTTGAGATGCGCTGTGCACACACAAAATACCCAGATTCCCAAGACTTACTTAgtacaagaaaaaaaggagagagagagaatgcgaATATTCTCACAAATAATGTCAATGTTGGATTGCATTTTGAATGACACCTTGGATATACTGGGTTAAGGAAggtatgttattaaaattaatttcatctgtttcttttcactttttttttttttttagtgtaaccACTGGAAAATTTAACATTACACGTGGCTCAAATTTTATTCCTACTAAACAGCACTGCCCTAGAAGTTCTTCCTCTAGTAATTTTATTGGAgccggggaggcaggagagggcatGCCTGGGGTAAGGGGCTTGTCCCTGCTCTGGTCACCTGCCTGCACATTTAAGGCATTTGAGTTTGTCCTCCTTCCTACTCCCTGGATCACCATCTCATATATCTTCAACCACACCTTCCGTCTACACCACGGTTTCTCGACTTTAGCAGTACTAACATTTTGGGCCATAGTATTCTTcattgtggggggctgtcctgtgcactggaGTGctcagcagcatccttggcctccacccaccagatgccagtagcatcctctCCCAGTGGTGATAatccaaaatgtctccagacattccCCAATGTCCCCTAGCAGGAAACATcactcccagttgagaaccactgatttactCGGACAACTCCCCAATCTGAGCCTCCCACCCAGATCCCTCTCTTGAGTTTCAGGCCCATATAACTAGCTGTATCCATGACAACCACACCGGCcacacccaccccagcccacccacccccaccactatCCCCAGAAATAATGACAACAAtgaccaacatttattgagctcttactcAGGACCAGCCATGGCTAAATTCACTACACCCTCAGAGCAGACCTACCAGGTGAGTTCCATGAggatccctattttacagataaggaaacagaagctcacAGAGATGGTGTGATTGGCCTAAGGTCATACATCCCTGACCTGAGTCAGTGCATGTGACCCTTGCTGGCAAGCACTTCACACTTCTCCTCAATCCCACCACCGCAGCCACCCCAGCGCAAACCCTGGCTTCCAGCAACAGCCCCTCCATCCACTTCTTCCTGGGATCCTGACCTCCAGTTCCCATCCCGTATGGGCCCAAAAGATTCTTTTCACAGCTGTGTTGAATGTGACTTCTGCACCATTCAAAACCTTTCCATGTCCCCTGTTACCCTCAGGACCAAGCCCAAGTTACTCAGCTTGGAATCAGAGGCCCTTGGTGAGGTGGTCCAGCCAGTTCTCCACCCCACCTCTCATTCCTGTGCTCCAACCACACACGGCATCTCAGAGCCCCTGGCCAGACCTGGAGTTTGCACAGCTCTACATGCAAAGGCCTCTGTGTTTTCCTCTGCTTGGCAATTCTTCTCCTTGCCTCTAGTGGCCTCCTCCTTAGCCTTCTGGAATCCTGTGTACTCTGACACCCGCCCCCTTGGCTGGCTAGGTATCACGTGTACACCCCACTCACCAGTCCACTAGCTCCAGAAGGATCTTTTCAACAcctcctctgcttaaaatcctcccAGAGTTCTGCCTACACTATAAACCCCTTAGCCTGTCATTCAAGGCCTCTTGCAACCTGGCCTCAGCCACCCTTCTCAACCCTGACCAGACAGCTGCAATGGATCATCCTGATTTCTCCATTCACACCTCAATTTTTGGGACACTGTGCCTTGGCGCATGCTCTGTCCAGGGTTTCCATTCCAGCCCCCAACACTACCAAATAAACACCTTGGCCCCCAGcaacctctctctccctccagcctcaTTGTGATAGGTTACTCATGTCCCCTGAACCTCAGTTCACACTGAGCATTCATATCCAGGGTCTCGCTTAATCCTCTCAACAGTCCAGGGAAGCTGACAATCAGAAACACCCACTGAGCTCCCGAAAGGGCCAGAGGCTTACCTCGGATCTCCAGAGAGTGGCAGAATGATGCCTACTCCAGCACCCTCGCCTCCCTTCTGCTGCCCAAAGCCTCTCCAGCCTGCAGTCTGGGCCCTGCCTCCTTCAGGAACCTTTCCTAGATGACCCCCTCTTCTCAAAGTCCACTATTTACCCCACTTTATCTTGCTTTCACATGCAACAACCCCTTTTACCTCTTGGGGAGTAAAGTGAATCCCAGGTCTGTGACCCTGGGTCAACTGGGGTCCAAGTAATCCACTCTCCGctttctgctctctctctctctctagaccTCACCCCCTGGTCTCGGcagcccctccccaaccctgccTCGCAGGGCTTCTCAGTCTTCAACACCCACTGCCCTGGGGGCCACGCCGGCCCACATCTAGCTCCCTCACTGCTCCATTGGCCAGGACTCTAATAATGCCACTGCTCCCCAGCCTGCTCACTCCTCCGAGCCCCCGCCTTGCCTCCGTACCCAGGTGCAGCAAACTTTTGGGTCCGGAGGTGGCCGAGAGGGTGGGTGACTTCCGGGGATGCTCCCACTTCTGGAGCAGGAGGCAGGGACCAACCAGCTTCGGGATTCGGAGAGCAGCAGGAAAGTACTCCCACCAGAAACTCACACTCACAATAGAAATGATCCAAGTCGTTTCGGTTCCGGCTCTCCTGCAGCAATTAGAAAAGTatcaaaactaacatttatttgagCCTGTCACAGTAGGCACTGTGAGTTGCTATCAAAAAGTATTGAAGCTATTCTGTGCTACCTTTGAACAGTATCTGACCTTTGTAGGCTACTTACCACACCTGACATTCTAATGTCTCATTTCATCCTATGCATCCTGGAATAGGAACAGTgtcccatttttacagatgtggaaactgagctCCAGAATGGGACATTGATCGATACCAGTCTATAAAGAGGAGCTAGGACACAGTCAGGGATCCAACAATAAACCCTGCATCTCAGCCCTGGCCAGGGtgatggggcagggggagggagagaaggggttCAGGAACAACAAACCAGTTCCTATTTCAcaagtgaggaagctgaggcccagaaagggagTCGCTTGTCTCacgtcacacagcaagtaagcaGTGAAGCCAGGACCCTGGCCCCTGTGCTCTGGACGAGAAACAAGAGACTCCATGGAGCCCCTATTGCCTCTCCACTGCCCAGCTTAGTGGGCCCAGACGTCCTGGGCCAGCTGCTGGGCATCTTGGAAATGCCAAGGAGGACAGAACAGACAGGTATGAGCTCGAGGCAGCCTGGGCTGCTGTGTGAAGTGATGCTTTGAGAGACTGCTGAAGTACTCAAGGGCCTTGCCGCAGACAACACAGAGGTAGGGTCAGAGATTTGAGTGGGAGGTGCTGTGGCTCTACATGTGCAAGGAGCTCCTGAAGACCTGCAAACTCTGGGGACCAGTGAACTGGCCCGTCTCCTTTTGCCTCCTCCTGAGCTGCCCCCTTCAGCCACTGGAGTATATGTACAGAGTATCCCGTGGTTGTCAATAAGTTAGTGACAGTTGGAGCTTAGGGACATAGGCAAGGACAAAAGAAGTGACCACCTCGTCCTGGTTTGAGACAAGTCCCAGGACTATGctagttttaaaactgaaaggaagaaacaaagagcaAGGCAAGAAAATAGATGTCTTAGCAGATGTGGTAAATCACCACCATGTGTTGACAAGGAGGGGAAaattcattcccattttatggacaGGGCTATTGAGAACAGAAAATTAATCCCCCCATCACAAAGCCCAGACAGTGCAGAGATAAACCCAGGATCTGCGAGTTGTGGTGGTtcgagcctgtaatcccagctactcaggaggctgaggcaggagggtcacctgagcccaggagttcgagaccagtctggatGATATAgaaagaccctttctcaaaaaaaaaaaaaaaggatccttGCCTCTTATGTGAGACTAACAGGGAGGGAAAAGCAGACCAGTAAACTGCCCTAGAAGGTGAATGATCCTTTTtcgcttttttctcctttttctgacaACTGTAGATTTCCAGCACATGCTGAAGTTGGAGATTAGTCTTGGACTTCAATCTTAGTAACTCAGAAAAAAAGTGGTTGTTCATTAGTGGCACCAGAGCCAAGCTCTGCAATTGACATCTCTGAAGTTGGATGTTGCCAGGGAAGGAGTCCCAGGACATTGCTTGCTAAAAGCATCAGTTTTGTGCCCATGTCAGTAATAGACTCAGTCTGCTCTAACGCACCAGGACATGTGGAGCCAGCTCTCTGGTACAGCTGAACTCCCAGGGGCAGAAGGAACATGTACAGGCAGCCCAGTAGATGAGCTGGTGCTGGcaaggaaggatcacttgaggccttaCCACAAGCCTCACAAATTGCCAGACCAGTGGAAGAATATGGGCCTCGAAACAGAAAGCTTCTTAAAGACATGCAGGTACTCAGAACCGCTGTAAACCAGGCCAGAGTCAGCTCCATTGACTTCCTGAATGCAACTGGGCTTGTCCACTCACACTGTAGATGTGCAACATAGAGTATGCCCTCCCAGGTATCTGCCTTGAGTCAGGGAAGGAGATGATCATGGAGGCCCAGAGGGGACAAAAGAAGGCGTCCAGATCAGGGGAGGGGTTCATGATGAGGGCAGGAGAATCCACTGTTGATGAGGATAAACTCGGGGTCATTTCTGAATCCAGAGGAGCAGCTAAACGAAG
It encodes:
- the ZNF581 gene encoding zinc finger protein 581, whose protein sequence is MEGKEIFPQPPLRMLVLSSPQPLALSSSEAMEDPPRRTGRSPEPGPSSSTVSPQASSPPMPNHYLLIDTQGVPYTVLVGEESQREPGADGASAQKKCYSCPVCSRVFEYMSYLQRHSITHSEVKPFECDTCGKAFKRASHLARHHSIHRAGGGRPHGCPLCPRRFRDAGELAQHSRVHSGERPFQCPHCPRRFMEQNTLQKHTRWKHP
- the ZNF580 gene encoding zinc finger protein 580, encoding MLLLPPRPPHPRSSSPEAMDPPSPKAPPFPKAEGPSSTPSSAAGPRPPRLGRHLLIDANGVPYTYTVQLEEEPRGPPQREAPPGEPGPRKGYSCPECARVFASPLRLQSHRVSHSDLKPFTCGACGKAFKRSSHLSRHRATHRARAGPPHTCPLCPRRFQDAAELAQHVRLH